A genomic segment from Nematostella vectensis chromosome 6, jaNemVect1.1, whole genome shotgun sequence encodes:
- the LOC5521460 gene encoding uncharacterized protein LOC5521460 isoform X2, with protein MDYFDKQTLKSHNSYRALHQVPPLTWNSGLARDAQAWAEQLAMRGRLKHADTQDGENIYVQFGQADINGEEAVDKWYNEVNNYDFGKPGFQSNTGHFTQVVWRDTEEFGVGKAQGEDGKIFVVGRYRPAGNNMRHFKENVLPMKNGPLNHSNNWDAMPNNNQALNQEPHHAVYLQQSRPKPIRATLSEAREPTPVHKRQFGEKDTKSEYKGKWESNRRSREFDKEDFKGNSRDINRLWENRSEPKGKARESIKKWEQASTESTPVSDFKRKEQEINDLVLRNSRGLRKQDTIEDRIKKFEPEEYRPKPRPPRPVSEPNISYKHAETAQSRPTPAWKTERDNKPRPSSIAGSCGKTRSTSDPKQIVTTFTDGPRRTVVSAITVTLKGNGHSHKKELWSYKKPIIDEEIKPTIAKPRPLVIDMEDDSFNGVKGRGGQQDNSRYDSIDKKKNKPSSSRATLELFQQQALDAHNYFRAFHGVKNLKWSHDLARGAQAWAEKLARERTLKHSTRERGEDGENLAMFTGKYESAGEEATNMWYEESAYYNFNRPGYQSNTGHFTQVVWKGTKELGLGRAKTPDGRLTFVVGRYRPSGNMLREFDNNVFPQQY; from the exons ATGGATTATTTCGACAAACAAACTCTCAAATCACACAACAGCTACCGCGCACTGCACCAAGTCCCACCGCTGACATGGAACAGTGGGCTCGCCAGGGACGCGCAGGCCTGGGCCGAGCAGCTGGCCATGCGCGGGAGGCTAAAGCACGCGGACACGCAAGACGGCGAGAATATCTACGTGCAGTTTGGCCAGGCAGATATCAATGGCGAGGAAGCAGTGGACAAGTGGTATAACGAGGTCAACAATTATGACTTCGGGAAGCCAGGCTTTCAGAGCAATACTGGTCACTTTACACAG GTTGTATGGAGAGACACTGAAGAATTTGGTGTTGGGAAAGCGCAGGGTGAAGATGGTAAAATATTTGTTGTTGGTCGCTACAGACCTGCAGGAAACAACATGAGACACTTTAAAGAGAACGTCCTACCTATGAAG AATGGTCCTCTCAATCACTCGAACAATTGGGATGCTATGCCTAACAATAACCAGGCCCTAAACCAGGAACCTCACCATGCTGTGTACTTACAGCAGTCAAGGCCAAAACCAATCCGAGCAACACTCAGTGAGGCAAGAGAACCAACACCAGTCCATAAGAGGCAGTTTGGAGAGAAAGACACTAAAAGTGAATATAAAGGGAAGTGGGAATCGAACAGAAGAAGTAGAGAGTTTGACAAGGAAGATTTCAAGGGAAACAGCAGAGATATTAATCGCTTATGGGAAAATAGATCAGAACCAAAGGGCAAGGCAAGGGAGTCAATTAAGAAATGGGAACAAGCAAGTACTGAAAGTACACCAGTATctgattttaaaagaaaagaacaGGAAATCAACGATTTAGTTCTACGGAATTCTAGAGGTCTTAGAAAACAAGACACTATAGAAGATCGCATCAAGAAGTTTGAGCCCGAGGAATATCGGCCTAAGCCAAGGCCCCCTAGGCCTGTATCGGAACCCAACATAAGCTACAAACACGCTGAGACTGCCCAGTCTAGACCAACACCCGCATGGAAAACAGAGCGAGACAACAAACCAAGGCCAAGCTCTATCGCTGGGAGCTGCGGCAAGACAAGGTCTACTAGTGACCCAAAACAG ATCGTCACAACGTTCACAGATGGTCCAAGGAGAACTGTAGTGTCTGCTATCACCGTCACCTTGAAAGGAAATG GTCATTCTCACAAGAAAGAACTGTGGTCATACAAGAAACCAATCATCGATGAAG aaaTCAAACCGACTATCGCTAAGCCGAGGCCTCTTGTCATTGACATGGAAGATG attcaTTTAATGGAGTCAAAGGCCGGGGGGGACAGCAGGATAACTCTCGTTATG ATTCCATtgacaagaaaaagaataaacCGAGCAGTTCCCGTGCAACACTTGAACTATTCCAACAGCAAGCCCTCGACGCCCACAATTACTTTCGCGCTTTTCACGGCGTGAAGAACCTGAAATGGTCACATGACCTGGCGAGAGGCGCGCAGGCCTGGGCCGAGAAGCTCGCGAGAGAGCGAACACTGAAGCATTCGACACGAGAACGAGGCGAAGACGGCGAAAATCTCGCAATGTTTACTGGGAAGTACGAGTCTGCGGGCGAAGAAGCCACAAACATGTGGTACGAGGAGTCAGCGTATTATAACTTCAACAGACCTGGATACCAGTCCAACACGGGCCATTTTACCCAAGTGGTCTGGAAGGGTACTAAAGAACTGGGTCTAGGTCGGGCCAAGACCCCCGACGGGCGCTTGACGTTTGTTGTGGGGAGATATCGTCCGTCGGGAAATATGTTGAGGGAATTCGACAATAACGTTTTTCCGCAGCAATACTAG
- the LOC5521460 gene encoding uncharacterized protein LOC5521460 isoform X1, protein MDYFDKQTLKSHNSYRALHQVPPLTWNSGLARDAQAWAEQLAMRGRLKHADTQDGENIYVQFGQADINGEEAVDKWYNEVNNYDFGKPGFQSNTGHFTQVVWRDTEEFGVGKAQGEDGKIFVVGRYRPAGNNMRHFKENVLPMKNGPLNHSNNWDAMPNNNQALNQEPHHAVYLQQSRPKPIRATLSEAREPTPVHKRQFGEKDTKSEYKGKWESNRRSREFDKEDFKGNSRDINRLWENRSEPKGKARESIKKWEQASTESTPVSDFKRKEQEINDLVLRNSRGLRKQDTIEDRIKKFEPEEYRPKPRPPRPVSEPNISYKHAETAQSRPTPAWKTERDNKPRPSSIAGSCGKTRSTSDPKQIVTTFTDGPRRTVVSAITVTLKGNEGRLTRTTRKEPANRQEGAIEFRKALNAESTPRGHSHKKELWSYKKPIIDEEIKPTIAKPRPLVIDMEDDSFNGVKGRGGQQDNSRYDSIDKKKNKPSSSRATLELFQQQALDAHNYFRAFHGVKNLKWSHDLARGAQAWAEKLARERTLKHSTRERGEDGENLAMFTGKYESAGEEATNMWYEESAYYNFNRPGYQSNTGHFTQVVWKGTKELGLGRAKTPDGRLTFVVGRYRPSGNMLREFDNNVFPQQY, encoded by the exons ATGGATTATTTCGACAAACAAACTCTCAAATCACACAACAGCTACCGCGCACTGCACCAAGTCCCACCGCTGACATGGAACAGTGGGCTCGCCAGGGACGCGCAGGCCTGGGCCGAGCAGCTGGCCATGCGCGGGAGGCTAAAGCACGCGGACACGCAAGACGGCGAGAATATCTACGTGCAGTTTGGCCAGGCAGATATCAATGGCGAGGAAGCAGTGGACAAGTGGTATAACGAGGTCAACAATTATGACTTCGGGAAGCCAGGCTTTCAGAGCAATACTGGTCACTTTACACAG GTTGTATGGAGAGACACTGAAGAATTTGGTGTTGGGAAAGCGCAGGGTGAAGATGGTAAAATATTTGTTGTTGGTCGCTACAGACCTGCAGGAAACAACATGAGACACTTTAAAGAGAACGTCCTACCTATGAAG AATGGTCCTCTCAATCACTCGAACAATTGGGATGCTATGCCTAACAATAACCAGGCCCTAAACCAGGAACCTCACCATGCTGTGTACTTACAGCAGTCAAGGCCAAAACCAATCCGAGCAACACTCAGTGAGGCAAGAGAACCAACACCAGTCCATAAGAGGCAGTTTGGAGAGAAAGACACTAAAAGTGAATATAAAGGGAAGTGGGAATCGAACAGAAGAAGTAGAGAGTTTGACAAGGAAGATTTCAAGGGAAACAGCAGAGATATTAATCGCTTATGGGAAAATAGATCAGAACCAAAGGGCAAGGCAAGGGAGTCAATTAAGAAATGGGAACAAGCAAGTACTGAAAGTACACCAGTATctgattttaaaagaaaagaacaGGAAATCAACGATTTAGTTCTACGGAATTCTAGAGGTCTTAGAAAACAAGACACTATAGAAGATCGCATCAAGAAGTTTGAGCCCGAGGAATATCGGCCTAAGCCAAGGCCCCCTAGGCCTGTATCGGAACCCAACATAAGCTACAAACACGCTGAGACTGCCCAGTCTAGACCAACACCCGCATGGAAAACAGAGCGAGACAACAAACCAAGGCCAAGCTCTATCGCTGGGAGCTGCGGCAAGACAAGGTCTACTAGTGACCCAAAACAG ATCGTCACAACGTTCACAGATGGTCCAAGGAGAACTGTAGTGTCTGCTATCACCGTCACCTTGAAAGGAAATG AGGGGCGTTTAACTCGCACTACTCGAAAAGAACCGGCAAACCGGCAAG agggTGCAATAGAATTTCGAAAAGCTCTAAATGCAGAGTCAACCCCAAGAG GTCATTCTCACAAGAAAGAACTGTGGTCATACAAGAAACCAATCATCGATGAAG aaaTCAAACCGACTATCGCTAAGCCGAGGCCTCTTGTCATTGACATGGAAGATG attcaTTTAATGGAGTCAAAGGCCGGGGGGGACAGCAGGATAACTCTCGTTATG ATTCCATtgacaagaaaaagaataaacCGAGCAGTTCCCGTGCAACACTTGAACTATTCCAACAGCAAGCCCTCGACGCCCACAATTACTTTCGCGCTTTTCACGGCGTGAAGAACCTGAAATGGTCACATGACCTGGCGAGAGGCGCGCAGGCCTGGGCCGAGAAGCTCGCGAGAGAGCGAACACTGAAGCATTCGACACGAGAACGAGGCGAAGACGGCGAAAATCTCGCAATGTTTACTGGGAAGTACGAGTCTGCGGGCGAAGAAGCCACAAACATGTGGTACGAGGAGTCAGCGTATTATAACTTCAACAGACCTGGATACCAGTCCAACACGGGCCATTTTACCCAAGTGGTCTGGAAGGGTACTAAAGAACTGGGTCTAGGTCGGGCCAAGACCCCCGACGGGCGCTTGACGTTTGTTGTGGGGAGATATCGTCCGTCGGGAAATATGTTGAGGGAATTCGACAATAACGTTTTTCCGCAGCAATACTAG
- the LOC125567970 gene encoding uncharacterized protein LOC125567970: MLKRLSGRRVGVTSGKNKHKNEKKGMDVFARKSLDAHNRYRAMHNVPPLTWSNSIAREAQKWANKLAKEGKLIHDKSRSGQGENVFMSSGANFDDAGEAACESWYQEVERYNFQRGGHQSGTGHFTQVVWKSSEELGVARAKSKKGAVFVVARYSPGGNDLNAFNENILPKVSNGVKNGAYEKEVTKKSEAIKQPEVKQPEKEANSDSKQEPMKAIVGMGPVRMDIKTLGALPVDEDTRSRILDIHNNYRAMHNAAPLRWSAALAKDAQAWAGKLAREGRLEHASREDRYYKGENICRMSHHFDIGDALQIWYNESESYQYDNPGFALTTGHFTQIVWRGTREVGVGFAKSPDGRLTYAVARYNPPGNILNKFEENVLPNELE, from the exons aaaaaaggAATGGATGTTTTTGCCCGAAAGTCTTTGGATGCTCACAACCGCTATCGCGCGATGCATAATGTGCCACCGCTGACCTGGTCAAACAGCATCGCGCGAGAGGCTCAGAAGTGGGCGAACAAGTTGGCAAAGGAAGGCAAACTGATTCATGATAAATCCCGTTCAGGACAAGGAGAGAATGTGTTCATGAGCAGTGGAGCTAACTTTGATGACGCAGGCGAGGCAGCGTGTGAATCTTGGTATCAGGAGGTCGAAAG GTATAATTTCCAGAGAGGTGGTCATCAGTCGGGGACTGGACACTTCACCCAAGTAGTATGGAAGAGCTCCGAGGAGCTGGGCGTGGCACGCGCCAAGAGCAAAAAGGGTGCGGTGTTCGTGGTGGCTCGGTACAGCCCTGGCGGTAATGACCTGAATGCTTTCAATGAGAACATTCTACCCAAG GTATCGAATGGCGTGAAAAACGGGGCATATGAAAAGGAAGTGACGAAAAAATCGGAAGCAATAAAGCAACCGGAAGTCAAGCAACCGGAGAAGGAAGCAAATAGCGACTCAAAACAAGAGCCCATGAAAG CTATTGTCGGCATGGGTCCTGTTCGAATGGATATTAAGACTCTGGGAGCATTACCAGTTGATG aagacACAAGGTCCCGTATCCTCGATATCCACAACAACTACCGCGCCATGCACAACGCAGCGCCACTACGATGGTCAGCGGCCCTCGCCAAGGACGCGCAGGCGTGGGCAGGCAAGCTCGCGCGCGAGGGACGCCTGGAGCATGCCAGTCGCGAGGATCGCTACTACAAGGGTGAAAACATTTGTCGCATGTCACACCATTTTGACATCGGGGACGCTCTACAGATCTGGTACAACGAGTCGGAGAGTTACCAATACGATAACCCGGGGTTTGCGCTCACTACCGGGCATTTTACGCAGATCGTATGGCGGGGTACCAGGGAAGTTGGTGTAGGATTTGCTAAAAGCCCGGATGGCCGTCTGACGTATGCGGTAGCTAGGTATAACCCCCCGGGTAATATCTTAAATAAGTTTGAGGAAAACGTACTACCGAATGAGCTGGAGTAG